One genomic segment of Hevea brasiliensis isolate MT/VB/25A 57/8 chromosome 3, ASM3005281v1, whole genome shotgun sequence includes these proteins:
- the LOC110655527 gene encoding magnesium-protoporphyrin IX monomethyl ester [oxidative] cyclase, chloroplastic — protein MAAEMALVKAISAPKFGSPRRTFSYSKFTSIKISATAQTTSIPKPKPSKKANKTEIKETLLTPRFYTTDFDEMEILFNTEINKKLNQSEFEALLQEFKTDYNQTHFVRNKEFKEAADKMEGPSRNIFVEFLERSCTAEFSGFLLYKELGRRLKKTNPVVAEIFSLMSRDEARHAGFLNKGLSDFNLALDLGFLTKARKYTFFKPKFIFYATYLSEKIGYWRYITIYRHLKANPEYQCYPIFKYFENWCQDENRHGDFFSALLKAQPQFLNDWKAKLWSRFFCLSVYVTMYLNDCQRTAFYEGIGLDTKEFDMHVIFETNRTTARIFPAVLDVENPEFKRKLDRMVEINQKLLAVGESQDISLVKNLKRIPLVAALVSELLAAYLMPPIESGSVDFSEFEPQLLY, from the exons ATGGCAGCAGAGATGGCCCTTGTGAAAGCAATCTCCGCCCCTAAATTTGGCAGCCCAAGAAGAACATTTTCTTACTCCAAATTCACCAGCATTAAAATTTCTGCCACTGCGCAGACTACCAGTATCCCAAAGCCAAAGCCAAGCAAGAAAGCTAACAAAACTGAAATCAAAGAGACCCTCTTGACACCAAGATTCTACACCACTGATTTTGATGAGATGGAGATCCTTTTCAATACTGAGATCAACAAAAAACTTAACCAGTCTGAGTTTGAGGCGCTTCTGCAAGAATTCAAGACGGACTACAACCAGACCCACTTTGTCAGGAACAAGGAGTTCAAGGAAGCTGCTGATAAGATGGAAGGCCCTTCGAGGAATATCTTTGTTGAGTTCTTGGAGAGGTCATGCACTGCAGAGTTCTCTGGCTTCCTTCTCTACAAAGAGCTTGGGAGGAGGCTCAAA AAAACCAATCCAGTGGTGGCAGAGATTTTCTCTCTAATGTCCAGGGATGAAGCCAGGCATGCTGG GTTTTTGAACAAGGGTTTGTCTGATTTCAATCTGGCATTGGACTTGGGATTCTTGACTAAGGCTAGGAAGTACACTTTTTTCAAGCCAAAGTTCATTTTCTATGCTACATATTTGTCTGAGAAAATTGGATACTGGAGATATATTACTATTTACAGACATCTCAAGGCCAATCCTGAGTACCAGTGCTATCCCATTTTCAAGTACTTTGAGAATTGGTGCCAAGATGAGAACAGGCATGGCGATTTCTTCTCTGCATTGCTGAAGGCGCAGCCCCAATTTCTCAATGATTGGAAAGCTAAGTTGTGGTCTCGATTCTTCTGCTTATCG gtctatgtgaCAATGTACCTCAATGATTGCCAGCGAACAGCTTTCTATGAAGGCATTGGATTGGACACCAAAGAATTTGACATGCATGTTATTTTTGAG ACAAACCGTACGACTGCAAGAATTTTCCCAGCTGTGCTGGATGTTGAGAACCCGGAATTCAAGAGGAAGTTGGACCGTATGGTGGAAATTAACCAGAAGTTGCTTGCTGTTGGGGAAAGCCAAGACATTTCATTGGTGAAGAACTTGAAGAGGATTCCACTTGTTGCAGCATTGGTTTCTGAACTCTTGGCTGCATATCTGATGCCGCCAATTGAATCTGGATCTGTAGATTTTTCAGAGTTTGAACCACAACTACTTTACtga